A window of the Vanessa cardui chromosome 25, ilVanCard2.1, whole genome shotgun sequence genome harbors these coding sequences:
- the LOC124540552 gene encoding facilitated trehalose transporter Tret1-like, whose product MKPFIKQAFVVSGAALNIAGHGCAHGFPAVLFTQLKSDGGPVTLTDHDTSWIASAVGVMGIVGNFISPVLMTRFGRQKAHLICTIPALLGWVVFVLGNSVPLFLLARLLHGLALGLRTPLAAILVAEYTEPRYRGAFLGTFAISLGLGILLSHVWGAHLTWKMTAVVCSIFPLISMAIISLSPESPSWLVSKGKFDEAKKAFRWVRGDGVEQREELESMIRAQEREKHLEESRKNREAQETLKVKRLFKSFFDTIKGVMKIFKKREFYKPLIIAICMLIVFEFGGAHMVPAYGNLILQSVLDKDDPKDVTWQFTVIDLLRTVCAFLAIFLLKNVKRRTILFTSGAMTVLSLALISVFIYLRKAEMLTHRFLLDTVPMTLMIFYSISFCLGLVPLNWVICGEVFPLTYRSLGSTLSTSFLTPAFVVSMKTAPHFYSSIGVEGAFLVYSVTLTVCLLVMYVMLPETKDRTLQDIEDSFKGKKETDVEVQLSLIENGKIVK is encoded by the exons ATGAAGCCTTTCATAAAAcag GCGTTCGTGGTGTCCGGGGCGGCGCTGAACATAGCTGGCCACGGCTGCGCTCATGGCTTCCCCGCTGTGTTGTTCACTCAGCTTAAGAGTGATGGAGGGCCCGTTACACTCACCGATCATGACACTTCATGGATTG CGTCCGCAGTTGGTGTAATGGGTATCGTCGGCAACTTTATATCTCCAGTTTTGATGACACGCTTCGGAAGACAAAAGGCACATCTAATTTGCACTATACCAGCTCTCCTAGGCTGGGTCGTATTCGTCCTGGGAAATTCCGTTCCTCTGTTCCTATTAGCACGACTCCTCCATGGCCTAGCTCTAGGACTTCGAACGCCATTAGCAGCTATCCTAGTAGCAGAATACACTGAGCCTAGATATCGAGGCGCGTTCCTAGGCACATTTGCTATTTCACTAGGATTAGGTATTTTGCTCTCTCACGTTTGGGGCGCGCATTTGACGTGGAAAATGACTGCGGTGGTGTGTTCTATATTCCCACTGATTTCCATGGCAATAATAAGCCTATCCCCAGAATCGCCGAGTTGGTTAGTCTCCAAAGGGAAATTTGACGAAGCGAAAAAAGCCTTTCGATGGGTTAGAGGAGACGGAGTAGAACAAAGAGAAGAATTAGAATCCATGATACGAGCCCAAGAAAGAGAGAAACATTTAGAAGAATCGAGGAAGAATCGAGAAGCACAAGAGACGTTAAAGGTGAAAAGATTATTCAAGTCATTTTTCGACACGATTAAGGGCGTTATGAAAATATTCAAGAAAAGAGAATTTTATAAACCGTTAATAATAGCGATTTGTATGTTAATTGTCTTTGAATTTGGTGGAGCGCACATGGTTCCAGCTTACGgtaatttgattttacaatCTGTTTTAGATAAAGACGATCCCAAGGATGTGACATGGCAATTCACTGTAATAGATTTATTAAGAACGGTGTGCGCTTTCTTAGCGATATTCCTACTCAAGAACGTTAAACGTAGAACCATTTTGTTCACTAGTGGAGCGATGACTGTTTTGTCTCTTGCTTTAATATctgtttttatatacttaagaaAAGCCGAAATGCTTACTCATCGATTTTTACTAGACACAGTTCCAATGACGTTAATGATATTCTACAGTATATCATTCTGTTTGGGCTTGGTACCTCTCAATTGGGTGATATGTGGCGAAGTGTTTCCATTGACGTATAGGAGTTTAGGATCAACTTTGTCTACGTCATTTTTGACGCCAGCTTTCGTCGTTTCAATGAAAACAGCTccacatttttattcatctATAGGCGTTGAAGGAGCGTTTCTAGTCTATTCAGTTACTTTGACTGTCTGTTTATTGGTAATGTACGTTATGTTACCCGAAACTAAGGATAGGACTTTACAAGATATAGAAGATAGTTTCAAAGGTAAAAAGGAAACAGATGTTGAAGTACAACTCAGTCTGATTGAAAATGGAAAGATTGTAAAATAG